The window TGGTCAAAGGAGGAGGCTCCCCAAAAACATATTCTGATATTTAATATAAATCGAGTGTATTATTGTACAAATTATAGATGTCAGGTgcgtaataataattttttattttttaatataaatcgagggatatatatatatatatatatatatatatatgcgcttAAATTAAACAAAGAATAATGACAAAAGGGTTGGTGGTTTGGCAGCTTCGCTTTGGTCACGTGGTATTCTATACAAACCGTGGGACTGATGCTGAATGTGAATGGAGCAATGTATATGGTAGACTATGCCGTGTTTCCATGGAATATGTCGATCGCATTGTTCTCATGGTATATACTATGTATGTAAACTGTGTGAATGGGTCCAATATGATGACGATGGATGGAAGAAAATTTTGGAATCCTTTATGTCTATCGCTACCAACATCTCCATTGCAGTAGCCTCACCAAAGCAGGAAGAACAGATGTGCTTTTCCTTCCATATCAATGACTCCGCCGTCGATTCGGTGAGCGTACTTGAAGTCAATCTTTGACGTCTCCACTGGTCAAACTGCACATGCAAACAATACGACCAGTTCTTCAACATTAACTCATCTTGAGTTCAAGCATCTCTATCTTctttatgagagagagagagagagagagagagagagagagagagagaagagaggaggaaactACGGATCACAAAGCATTATCCCATCAGCACACATCATCATGAGGTGTTGGGAAAGCTGTGGGATTCGCCTGTGGTATTCCTTCTCCACTGAACAACCCGTTTGGTTTGCCACCATTTTCCATGTCCATCCTTATCCATCACTCGCAGTTTCCGAGAGACCTTTTCATACTAGCCAACGAAAAGAAATGGTCGTACCTTATCTATATAAAGTGGCGTATGGTGGCCTCGAACCTGTCTCTCCTATTCATCCCTCCATTCCAATCTTCTACTTCTCATCTTGTAGAATTGAAGCCTttgaatcctctctctctctctctctctccgatccAATCCAATCTTCTACTCTTCATCTTGTTGTTTGGAAGCCTTTGGATCAGCATGAACGGGCGAAGCAGCGGGGCGAGCAGGCTCAGCCGGTGCATGAAGGCGCCGATACGCATGCTGTGCCGCGCCTGCGACTTCTACGTGCGCAGAATGAACAGCTGCGCCGGCCGGATGCCACAGGGCGGCGCGCTCGGGTACACGATGACCACGACGCTTCCGAGGAGCTTCAGCGTGCAGTCGGGGAGGACGAGCATGAGCGGCGACGACGACCTGCAGGAGCTCATACGGGCGAATTCGGTGAGCCGCACGGGTGGCGGCCGGTTCGACCTCAAGGGGGCGTCGCCGCAGCAGCCGGCGGTGGTGCCGAGGAGCCAGAGCGTGGCGATCGGGAGGATCGACGAGGACAAGCCCTGCGACTTCGATGACGACGTGAAGCTGGGCTCCGACTTCCTGTTCCCGAGGAGCCGGAGTTATGCTGTTGCGCCAAGGAGGAGGGTTGCAGCCTTTGTTTGACGAGGAGTTGCCGTGGGTCTGTTTTCTGTCGATAAGCATCAAAGATGACATGTTGCTATTGTCTTTTGATTCAGAATTAATTTCTGGATCTTTTTTTCGATTTTTTAGTGGTGATTGATGAGATTGTTCATATGATTAATTTGGTTGCTATTGAGCTGACGACTTGCGATCTCTCACTGAAGACTTTGGAATGGTTGATGTCTCCCTGTTTGGCTTGGCTTCCATTTCTTCGgcgtcttctcttccttctcatctCCAACTGCATAATTGAAATGACAGTATACAATGTAGCTTTCCATGGTAACTATCTCGAAGACCAAATGATGGGTGTCGGGAAGAAGACCAAATACCAAACATTAAAATTGATAAATCAGAAAgcttatataaaattatatgattCCATAAAtcttcactatatatatatatatatatatatatatatatatattgctagtacaaataaaattttaatatttaaaataattttaatataattagaaCTCTGAAAAGTATTCATCCATCCTAACAATGGAGAATCCACAAGCAGAATCATATGCATCTGCCACTTTGACTTGGCTTCCACACCAAAAGAAGTCAACAACTTCGATTCAAACTCCACATGCTTGATTTGGTGGTCATTGGGAAAGTAGTGAAAATTTGGCTTCAATCAACAACTAAAAATGATGGTTAAGGTCTCTTTCCTACTTTCTCACTGTTAATGCTGATGATACTTAATTCTTGGCAATCCAATTTATGCTCTACATTTATATTGCAGTCAAAGCCTCCCTAttttaatatgttattttatcttcaattataaTAAAAGAGACATGATTATTCTAGTGAAATTATTCAATGTTATCCTCATGCAAGATTAAGACAAGTGTTGATGATGGAAAAAGAGACATCAAACTTAAGATAGTAGACTTGAAATCAACACAGTCCAACAATGCCCAAATATGTTTTTAGTGTATTTTAATCATATTACTAATGTTTACAACCTATGGGTTCCATTTACCTATATACCGCCCCCATATTTATTGAGCTCAACAAATTGTACTCCTTAGTCAACAATGATATGAGAAGCTTATTAAAGTAATTATGATCAGTAGTATGGATTATTAAGTTAATGCATCGATTATCTCCATATATTTTTGTGAAAAGAGATGATGGAAGGGGTAATTTAGTCTTTTGATGAGGGTGTCTATGAATACGAACGAATACGAAGATTTGGCGAAGGGCGCGCGCGAGAATCGGAGTCGCCGCAAGAAGATCCGAAAGCGGCGCGGCGCCGAGTAATGGCGAGGAGCACATCTGGATTCGCCGTCGTTCGCTGGCACGCCGATTCCTTCGGCTACAAATTTCCCGATGGGAGGGAGGGAGGCAGCGGCGTTTTCCATCGTTGCAGATGCATGCGCCTCCACTCCAACCCCGCCGCCTCGTTCCAATCTTCCCTTGACCGATCGAGAGGTGGCTTTTCGTTTTCTTCTGTCTCTCTTCTCCGATTCGATGCCT of the Musa acuminata AAA Group cultivar baxijiao chromosome BXJ2-10, Cavendish_Baxijiao_AAA, whole genome shotgun sequence genome contains:
- the LOC135626054 gene encoding uncharacterized protein LOC135626054, coding for MNGRSSGASRLSRCMKAPIRMLCRACDFYVRRMNSCAGRMPQGGALGYTMTTTLPRSFSVQSGRTSMSGDDDLQELIRANSVSRTGGGRFDLKGASPQQPAVVPRSQSVAIGRIDEDKPCDFDDDVKLGSDFLFPRSRSYAVAPRRRVAAFV